In Procambarus clarkii isolate CNS0578487 chromosome 58, FALCON_Pclarkii_2.0, whole genome shotgun sequence, one genomic interval encodes:
- the LOC138353572 gene encoding serine/arginine repetitive matrix protein 5-like encodes MTCKKRRPRFLQLRQRPVAAETSCGRDQLRQRPAAAETSCGRDHLRQRPAATETSCDRDQLRQRPPATETTCDRDQLRQRPAETETTCDRDHLRQRPAATETTCGRDHLRQRPAAAETSCDRDHLRQRPPAAETTCGRDQLRQRPPAAETSCDRDHLRQRPPAAETTCGRDQLRQRPPAAETSCTL; translated from the exons atgacctgcaagaagcgacggcctcgcttcttgcag CTGCGGCAAAGGCCAGTTGCGGCAGAGACCAGCTGCGGCAGAGACCAGCTGCGGCAGAGACCAGCTGCGGCAGAGACCAGCTGCGGCAGAGACCACCTGCGACAGAGACCAGCTGCGACAGAGACCAGCTGCGACAGAGACCAGCTGAGACAGAGACCACCTGCGACAGAGACCACCTGCGACAGAGACCAGCTGCGACAGAGACCAGCTGAGACAGAGACCACCTGCGACAGAGACCACCTGCGACAGAGACCAGCTGCGACAGAGACCACCTGCGGCAGAGACCACCTGCGACAGAGACCAGCTGCGGCAGAGACCAGCTGCGACAGAGACCACCTGCGGCAGAGACCACCTGCGGCAGAGACCACCTGCGGCAGAGACCAGCTGCGGCAGAGACCACCTGCGGCAGAGACCAGCTGCGACAGAGACCACCTGCGGCAGAGACCACCTGCGGCAGAGACCACCTGCGGCAGAGACCAGCTGCGACAGAGACCACCTGCGGCAGAGACCAGCTGCACATTATAA